A single genomic interval of Zingiber officinale cultivar Zhangliang chromosome 4A, Zo_v1.1, whole genome shotgun sequence harbors:
- the LOC121973644 gene encoding transcription factor LAF1-like isoform X1, with translation MGCRACEKPKVNYKKGLWSPDEDQRLRDYVLSHGLSCWSAIPAKAGDDLASSCCPSICYSFARCLCLVGLQRDGKSCRLRWINYLRPGLKRGNFATEEEETIMKLQAQLGNKWSQIATHLPGRTDNEVKNYWNSHLKKKVLLKSQKPETPTCASSSSSDCTNQRPVLEYEGSHGQTLSIAEHADLSRSVNAREAALYDLPRVFFGDWCFLNFDPDRGDEGLFSLQDSSSQAGIYQSGSKPAATEVDDGFGVQHKGMNQIQDMMFDALFPV, from the exons ATGGGATGCAGAGCTTGCGAGAAGCCGAAGGTGAACTATAAGAAAGGGCTGTGGTCGCCTGACGAGGACCAAAGGCTCAGGGATTATGTGCTTAGCCATGGCCTCAGCTGCTGGAGCGCAATCCCTGCCAAAGCTGGTGATGACTTAGCTTCTTCATGCTGTCCCTCTATTTGTTATTCATTTGCTCGTTGCCTGTGTCTGGTAGGTTTGCAACGCGATGGGAAGAGTTGCAGGTTGAGGTGGATCAATTATCTAAGGCCAGGCCTGAAACGTGGCAATTTTGCTACGGAAGAGGAGGAAACGATCATGAAACTTCAAGCCCAGTTGggaaacaa GTGGTCACAGATAGCAACGCACCTCCCTGGAAGAACCGATAACGAAGTGAAAAACTACTGGAATTCGCAtctgaaaaagaaagttttaCTGAAGTCTCAGAAACCTGAAACCCCTACTTGTGCGAGCTCCTCCTCTTCAGACTGCACCAACCAAAGACCAGTACTTGAGTATGAAGGCTCACATGGGCAGACTCTTTCAATCGCAGAGCATGCTGACTTGAGTCGATCTGTCAATGCACGTGAAGCTGCACTGTATGACTTGCCCAGAGTCTTCTTTGGAGACTGGTGCTTTTTAAATTTCGATCCTGACAGGGGTGATGAAGGTCTGTTTAGCTTGCAGGACTCCAGTTCCCAGGCAGGGATTTACCAGTCGGGGTCAAAACCAGCGGCAACAgaagttgatgatggatttggagTACAGCATAAGGGAATGAATCAGATTCAAGATATGATGTTTGATGCATTGTTCCCTGTATAG
- the LOC121973644 gene encoding transcription factor LAF1-like isoform X2 — protein sequence MGCRACEKPKVNYKKGLWSPDEDQRLRDYVLSHGLSCWSAIPAKAGLQRDGKSCRLRWINYLRPGLKRGNFATEEEETIMKLQAQLGNKWSQIATHLPGRTDNEVKNYWNSHLKKKVLLKSQKPETPTCASSSSSDCTNQRPVLEYEGSHGQTLSIAEHADLSRSVNAREAALYDLPRVFFGDWCFLNFDPDRGDEGLFSLQDSSSQAGIYQSGSKPAATEVDDGFGVQHKGMNQIQDMMFDALFPV from the exons ATGGGATGCAGAGCTTGCGAGAAGCCGAAGGTGAACTATAAGAAAGGGCTGTGGTCGCCTGACGAGGACCAAAGGCTCAGGGATTATGTGCTTAGCCATGGCCTCAGCTGCTGGAGCGCAATCCCTGCCAAAGCTG GTTTGCAACGCGATGGGAAGAGTTGCAGGTTGAGGTGGATCAATTATCTAAGGCCAGGCCTGAAACGTGGCAATTTTGCTACGGAAGAGGAGGAAACGATCATGAAACTTCAAGCCCAGTTGggaaacaa GTGGTCACAGATAGCAACGCACCTCCCTGGAAGAACCGATAACGAAGTGAAAAACTACTGGAATTCGCAtctgaaaaagaaagttttaCTGAAGTCTCAGAAACCTGAAACCCCTACTTGTGCGAGCTCCTCCTCTTCAGACTGCACCAACCAAAGACCAGTACTTGAGTATGAAGGCTCACATGGGCAGACTCTTTCAATCGCAGAGCATGCTGACTTGAGTCGATCTGTCAATGCACGTGAAGCTGCACTGTATGACTTGCCCAGAGTCTTCTTTGGAGACTGGTGCTTTTTAAATTTCGATCCTGACAGGGGTGATGAAGGTCTGTTTAGCTTGCAGGACTCCAGTTCCCAGGCAGGGATTTACCAGTCGGGGTCAAAACCAGCGGCAACAgaagttgatgatggatttggagTACAGCATAAGGGAATGAATCAGATTCAAGATATGATGTTTGATGCATTGTTCCCTGTATAG
- the LOC121971062 gene encoding DNA-binding protein RHL1-like isoform X1 — protein sequence MAKRKKGIADDDEGRPADPETEEKRRLRSLAFSRKLLRRTSLQPSAPLEPSKAVVRLQGRDIVKRGQRKSRYLFSFPGLLAPLSSGRIGELTDLGSKNPILYLEFPQGRMKLFGTHVYPKNKYLTLQLTKSSKGVMCEDVFESMIVFSDAWWIGRKEENPQELQLELPKCISESDKVPIDYDFKGGAGSPAEEQLGGNTPANNKREPLSPKTESEDTLPDDSDNMIEQGTKNASEATPVRQSTRNAGKKRSYAESSEDDSAYNDVDVPEIIDEKMEKSCPIDFGDVASTSELVDRKVCSTEKVKKAASSKGPKGNAINKKGTLVQATLSNLFEKVADEKPKRNSNASPGSKGPGSGRQTSASKKSTEKDKAKGADKKEAKSGGKKRDAGKQNSSLQVPVEPEDISSDSKVNHRIVALSSLFF from the exons ATGGCGAAGAGAAAGAAGGGAATAGCCGACGACGACGAGGGCCGCCCGGCGGACCCGGAGACGGAAGAGAAGCGGCGTCTGAGATCGCTTGCCTTTTCTCGGAAGCTCCTTCGACGTACCTCCTTGCAGCCTTCAGCTCCCCTCGAACCCTCCAAGGCTGTCGTCAGACTCCAGGGCCGTGACATCGTCAAGCGTGGCCAGAGAAAGAGCCGGTATCTCTTCTCCTTCCCTGGACTGCTGGCCCCTCTATCCTCTGGTCGGATCGGCGAGCTCACCGACCTTGGTTCTAAGAACCCAATCCTCTACCTCGAGTTCCCCCAG GGAAGGATGAAGCTTTTTGGCACCCATGTTTATCCCAAGAACAAGTACCTAACTCTGCAGCTGACCAAGTCGTCCAAGGGTGTTATGTGCGAAGATGTCTTTGAAAGCATG ATTGTGTTTTCTGATGCATGGTGGATTGGCCGAAAGGAGGAAAATCCACAAGAACTCCAACTGGAGTTGCCTAAATGTATTAGTGAG TCAGATAAAGTCCCTATAGATTATGACTTTAAGGGAGGTGCCGGTTCCCCTGCTGAGGAACAACTAGGTGGAAATACACCTGCAAACAACAAAAGAGAACCACTTTCTCCTAAAACTGAATCTGAGGATACATTGCCAGATGATTCTGACAATATGATCGAACAAGGAACAAAGAATGCGAGTGAAGCAACGCCAGTTCGACAATCAACTCGAAATGCTGGGAAAAAGAGAAG TTATGCAGAATCTTCAGAAGACGATTCTGCTTATAATGATGTGGATGTACCTGAAATTATTGATGAGAAG ATGGAGAAATCATGTCCAATAGATTTTGGTGATGTAGCTTCAACAAGTGAGCTTGTTGACAGAAAAGTATGTTCAACTGAGAAAGTAAAGAAAGCTGCATCATCTAAAGGGCccaaaggaaatgccatcaacaAAAAAGGCACACTAGTTCAGGCTACTTTatctaatttatttgagaaagTTGCTGATGAG AAACCCAAACGCAATTCAAATGCTTCTCCTGGATCTAAAG GGCCTGGCAGTGGTAGGCAAACATCAGCTTCAAAGAAATCAACTGAAAAAGACAAG GCAAAGGGGGCTGATAAAAAAGAGGCAAAGTCTGGTGGCAAAAAGAGGG ATGCAGGGAAACAGAATTCAAGTTTGCAG GTGCCTGTGGAACCTGAAGACATCTCAAGTGACTCTAAGGTAAACCATAGAATTGTCGCATTGTCTTCTCTGTTTTTTTAA
- the LOC121971062 gene encoding DNA-binding protein RHL1-like isoform X4 yields the protein MAKRKKGIADDDEGRPADPETEEKRRLRSLAFSRKLLRRTSLQPSAPLEPSKAVVRLQGRDIVKRGQRKSRYLFSFPGLLAPLSSGRIGELTDLGSKNPILYLEFPQGRMKLFGTHVYPKNKYLTLQLTKSSKGVMCEDVFESMIVFSDAWWIGRKEENPQELQLELPKCISESDKVPIDYDFKGGAGSPAEEQLGGNTPANNKREPLSPKTESEDTLPDDSDNMIEQGTKNASEATPVRQSTRNAGKKRSYAESSEDDSAYNDVDVPEIIDEKMEKSCPIDFGDVASTSELVDRKVCSTEKVKKAASSKGPKGNAINKKGTLVQATLSNLFEKVADEKPKRNSNASPGSKGPGSGRQTSASKKSTEKDKAKGADKKEAKSGGKKRGKQNSSLQVPVEPEDISSDSKDDSDDDWAM from the exons ATGGCGAAGAGAAAGAAGGGAATAGCCGACGACGACGAGGGCCGCCCGGCGGACCCGGAGACGGAAGAGAAGCGGCGTCTGAGATCGCTTGCCTTTTCTCGGAAGCTCCTTCGACGTACCTCCTTGCAGCCTTCAGCTCCCCTCGAACCCTCCAAGGCTGTCGTCAGACTCCAGGGCCGTGACATCGTCAAGCGTGGCCAGAGAAAGAGCCGGTATCTCTTCTCCTTCCCTGGACTGCTGGCCCCTCTATCCTCTGGTCGGATCGGCGAGCTCACCGACCTTGGTTCTAAGAACCCAATCCTCTACCTCGAGTTCCCCCAG GGAAGGATGAAGCTTTTTGGCACCCATGTTTATCCCAAGAACAAGTACCTAACTCTGCAGCTGACCAAGTCGTCCAAGGGTGTTATGTGCGAAGATGTCTTTGAAAGCATG ATTGTGTTTTCTGATGCATGGTGGATTGGCCGAAAGGAGGAAAATCCACAAGAACTCCAACTGGAGTTGCCTAAATGTATTAGTGAG TCAGATAAAGTCCCTATAGATTATGACTTTAAGGGAGGTGCCGGTTCCCCTGCTGAGGAACAACTAGGTGGAAATACACCTGCAAACAACAAAAGAGAACCACTTTCTCCTAAAACTGAATCTGAGGATACATTGCCAGATGATTCTGACAATATGATCGAACAAGGAACAAAGAATGCGAGTGAAGCAACGCCAGTTCGACAATCAACTCGAAATGCTGGGAAAAAGAGAAG TTATGCAGAATCTTCAGAAGACGATTCTGCTTATAATGATGTGGATGTACCTGAAATTATTGATGAGAAG ATGGAGAAATCATGTCCAATAGATTTTGGTGATGTAGCTTCAACAAGTGAGCTTGTTGACAGAAAAGTATGTTCAACTGAGAAAGTAAAGAAAGCTGCATCATCTAAAGGGCccaaaggaaatgccatcaacaAAAAAGGCACACTAGTTCAGGCTACTTTatctaatttatttgagaaagTTGCTGATGAG AAACCCAAACGCAATTCAAATGCTTCTCCTGGATCTAAAG GGCCTGGCAGTGGTAGGCAAACATCAGCTTCAAAGAAATCAACTGAAAAAGACAAG GCAAAGGGGGCTGATAAAAAAGAGGCAAAGTCTGGTGGCAAAAAGAGGG GGAAACAGAATTCAAGTTTGCAG GTGCCTGTGGAACCTGAAGACATCTCAAGTGACTCTAAG GACGACAGTGATGACGACTGGGCTATGTAA
- the LOC121971062 gene encoding DNA-binding protein RHL1-like isoform X5 — translation MAKRKKGIADDDEGRPADPETEEKRRLRSLAFSRKLLRRTSLQPSAPLEPSKAVVRLQGRDIVKRGQRKSRYLFSFPGLLAPLSSGRIGELTDLGSKNPILYLEFPQGRMKLFGTHVYPKNKYLTLQLTKSSKGVMCEDVFESMIVFSDAWWIGRKEENPQELQLELPKCISESDKVPIDYDFKGGAGSPAEEQLGGNTPANNKREPLSPKTESEDTLPDDSDNMIEQGTKNASEATPVRQSTRNAGKKRSYAESSEDDSAYNDVDVPEIIDEKMEKSCPIDFGDVASTSELVDRKVCSTEKVKKAASSKGPKGNAINKKGTLVQATLSNLFEKVADEKPKRNSNASPGSKGPGSGRQTSASKKSTEKDKAKGADKKEAKSGGKKRGACGT, via the exons ATGGCGAAGAGAAAGAAGGGAATAGCCGACGACGACGAGGGCCGCCCGGCGGACCCGGAGACGGAAGAGAAGCGGCGTCTGAGATCGCTTGCCTTTTCTCGGAAGCTCCTTCGACGTACCTCCTTGCAGCCTTCAGCTCCCCTCGAACCCTCCAAGGCTGTCGTCAGACTCCAGGGCCGTGACATCGTCAAGCGTGGCCAGAGAAAGAGCCGGTATCTCTTCTCCTTCCCTGGACTGCTGGCCCCTCTATCCTCTGGTCGGATCGGCGAGCTCACCGACCTTGGTTCTAAGAACCCAATCCTCTACCTCGAGTTCCCCCAG GGAAGGATGAAGCTTTTTGGCACCCATGTTTATCCCAAGAACAAGTACCTAACTCTGCAGCTGACCAAGTCGTCCAAGGGTGTTATGTGCGAAGATGTCTTTGAAAGCATG ATTGTGTTTTCTGATGCATGGTGGATTGGCCGAAAGGAGGAAAATCCACAAGAACTCCAACTGGAGTTGCCTAAATGTATTAGTGAG TCAGATAAAGTCCCTATAGATTATGACTTTAAGGGAGGTGCCGGTTCCCCTGCTGAGGAACAACTAGGTGGAAATACACCTGCAAACAACAAAAGAGAACCACTTTCTCCTAAAACTGAATCTGAGGATACATTGCCAGATGATTCTGACAATATGATCGAACAAGGAACAAAGAATGCGAGTGAAGCAACGCCAGTTCGACAATCAACTCGAAATGCTGGGAAAAAGAGAAG TTATGCAGAATCTTCAGAAGACGATTCTGCTTATAATGATGTGGATGTACCTGAAATTATTGATGAGAAG ATGGAGAAATCATGTCCAATAGATTTTGGTGATGTAGCTTCAACAAGTGAGCTTGTTGACAGAAAAGTATGTTCAACTGAGAAAGTAAAGAAAGCTGCATCATCTAAAGGGCccaaaggaaatgccatcaacaAAAAAGGCACACTAGTTCAGGCTACTTTatctaatttatttgagaaagTTGCTGATGAG AAACCCAAACGCAATTCAAATGCTTCTCCTGGATCTAAAG GGCCTGGCAGTGGTAGGCAAACATCAGCTTCAAAGAAATCAACTGAAAAAGACAAG GCAAAGGGGGCTGATAAAAAAGAGGCAAAGTCTGGTGGCAAAAAGAGGG GTGCCTGTGGAACCTGA
- the LOC121971062 gene encoding DNA-binding protein RHL1-like isoform X3, with translation MAKRKKGIADDDEGRPADPETEEKRRLRSLAFSRKLLRRTSLQPSAPLEPSKAVVRLQGRDIVKRGQRKSRYLFSFPGLLAPLSSGRIGELTDLGSKNPILYLEFPQGRMKLFGTHVYPKNKYLTLQLTKSSKGVMCEDVFESMIVFSDAWWIGRKEENPQELQLELPKCISESDKVPIDYDFKGGAGSPAEEQLGGNTPANNKREPLSPKTESEDTLPDDSDNMIEQGTKNASEATPVRQSTRNAGKKRSYAESSEDDSAYNDVDVPEIIDEKMEKSCPIDFGDVASTSELVDRKVCSTEKVKKAASSKGPKGNAINKKGTLVQATLSNLFEKVADEKPKRNSNASPGSKGPGSGRQTSASKKSTEKDKAKGADKKEAKSGGKKRDAGKQNSSLQVPVEPEDISSDSKDDSDDDWAM, from the exons ATGGCGAAGAGAAAGAAGGGAATAGCCGACGACGACGAGGGCCGCCCGGCGGACCCGGAGACGGAAGAGAAGCGGCGTCTGAGATCGCTTGCCTTTTCTCGGAAGCTCCTTCGACGTACCTCCTTGCAGCCTTCAGCTCCCCTCGAACCCTCCAAGGCTGTCGTCAGACTCCAGGGCCGTGACATCGTCAAGCGTGGCCAGAGAAAGAGCCGGTATCTCTTCTCCTTCCCTGGACTGCTGGCCCCTCTATCCTCTGGTCGGATCGGCGAGCTCACCGACCTTGGTTCTAAGAACCCAATCCTCTACCTCGAGTTCCCCCAG GGAAGGATGAAGCTTTTTGGCACCCATGTTTATCCCAAGAACAAGTACCTAACTCTGCAGCTGACCAAGTCGTCCAAGGGTGTTATGTGCGAAGATGTCTTTGAAAGCATG ATTGTGTTTTCTGATGCATGGTGGATTGGCCGAAAGGAGGAAAATCCACAAGAACTCCAACTGGAGTTGCCTAAATGTATTAGTGAG TCAGATAAAGTCCCTATAGATTATGACTTTAAGGGAGGTGCCGGTTCCCCTGCTGAGGAACAACTAGGTGGAAATACACCTGCAAACAACAAAAGAGAACCACTTTCTCCTAAAACTGAATCTGAGGATACATTGCCAGATGATTCTGACAATATGATCGAACAAGGAACAAAGAATGCGAGTGAAGCAACGCCAGTTCGACAATCAACTCGAAATGCTGGGAAAAAGAGAAG TTATGCAGAATCTTCAGAAGACGATTCTGCTTATAATGATGTGGATGTACCTGAAATTATTGATGAGAAG ATGGAGAAATCATGTCCAATAGATTTTGGTGATGTAGCTTCAACAAGTGAGCTTGTTGACAGAAAAGTATGTTCAACTGAGAAAGTAAAGAAAGCTGCATCATCTAAAGGGCccaaaggaaatgccatcaacaAAAAAGGCACACTAGTTCAGGCTACTTTatctaatttatttgagaaagTTGCTGATGAG AAACCCAAACGCAATTCAAATGCTTCTCCTGGATCTAAAG GGCCTGGCAGTGGTAGGCAAACATCAGCTTCAAAGAAATCAACTGAAAAAGACAAG GCAAAGGGGGCTGATAAAAAAGAGGCAAAGTCTGGTGGCAAAAAGAGGG ATGCAGGGAAACAGAATTCAAGTTTGCAG GTGCCTGTGGAACCTGAAGACATCTCAAGTGACTCTAAG GACGACAGTGATGACGACTGGGCTATGTAA
- the LOC121971062 gene encoding DNA-binding protein RHL1-like isoform X2 has product MAKRKKGIADDDEGRPADPETEEKRRLRSLAFSRKLLRRTSLQPSAPLEPSKAVVRLQGRDIVKRGQRKSRYLFSFPGLLAPLSSGRIGELTDLGSKNPILYLEFPQGRMKLFGTHVYPKNKYLTLQLTKSSKGVMCEDVFESMIVFSDAWWIGRKEENPQELQLELPKCISESDKVPIDYDFKGGAGSPAEEQLGGNTPANNKREPLSPKTESEDTLPDDSDNMIEQGTKNASEATPVRQSTRNAGKKRSYAESSEDDSAYNDVDVPEIIDEKMEKSCPIDFGDVASTSELVDRKVCSTEKVKKAASSKGPKGNAINKKGTLVQATLSNLFEKVADEKPKRNSNASPGSKGPGSGRQTSASKKSTEKDKAKGADKKEAKSGGKKRGKQNSSLQVPVEPEDISSDSKVNHRIVALSSLFF; this is encoded by the exons ATGGCGAAGAGAAAGAAGGGAATAGCCGACGACGACGAGGGCCGCCCGGCGGACCCGGAGACGGAAGAGAAGCGGCGTCTGAGATCGCTTGCCTTTTCTCGGAAGCTCCTTCGACGTACCTCCTTGCAGCCTTCAGCTCCCCTCGAACCCTCCAAGGCTGTCGTCAGACTCCAGGGCCGTGACATCGTCAAGCGTGGCCAGAGAAAGAGCCGGTATCTCTTCTCCTTCCCTGGACTGCTGGCCCCTCTATCCTCTGGTCGGATCGGCGAGCTCACCGACCTTGGTTCTAAGAACCCAATCCTCTACCTCGAGTTCCCCCAG GGAAGGATGAAGCTTTTTGGCACCCATGTTTATCCCAAGAACAAGTACCTAACTCTGCAGCTGACCAAGTCGTCCAAGGGTGTTATGTGCGAAGATGTCTTTGAAAGCATG ATTGTGTTTTCTGATGCATGGTGGATTGGCCGAAAGGAGGAAAATCCACAAGAACTCCAACTGGAGTTGCCTAAATGTATTAGTGAG TCAGATAAAGTCCCTATAGATTATGACTTTAAGGGAGGTGCCGGTTCCCCTGCTGAGGAACAACTAGGTGGAAATACACCTGCAAACAACAAAAGAGAACCACTTTCTCCTAAAACTGAATCTGAGGATACATTGCCAGATGATTCTGACAATATGATCGAACAAGGAACAAAGAATGCGAGTGAAGCAACGCCAGTTCGACAATCAACTCGAAATGCTGGGAAAAAGAGAAG TTATGCAGAATCTTCAGAAGACGATTCTGCTTATAATGATGTGGATGTACCTGAAATTATTGATGAGAAG ATGGAGAAATCATGTCCAATAGATTTTGGTGATGTAGCTTCAACAAGTGAGCTTGTTGACAGAAAAGTATGTTCAACTGAGAAAGTAAAGAAAGCTGCATCATCTAAAGGGCccaaaggaaatgccatcaacaAAAAAGGCACACTAGTTCAGGCTACTTTatctaatttatttgagaaagTTGCTGATGAG AAACCCAAACGCAATTCAAATGCTTCTCCTGGATCTAAAG GGCCTGGCAGTGGTAGGCAAACATCAGCTTCAAAGAAATCAACTGAAAAAGACAAG GCAAAGGGGGCTGATAAAAAAGAGGCAAAGTCTGGTGGCAAAAAGAGGG GGAAACAGAATTCAAGTTTGCAG GTGCCTGTGGAACCTGAAGACATCTCAAGTGACTCTAAGGTAAACCATAGAATTGTCGCATTGTCTTCTCTGTTTTTTTAA
- the LOC121971064 gene encoding putative pectate lyase 17 → MCSVGFAGKMTMNRGRGVSRYVVTDSSDDPVRPRPGTLRYGATVLQGKVWITFARDMQIRLVRPLVVKSFTAIDGRGADVHIANGAGFLLYKVQNVIIHGLQFHHLQSQAPGPIIDPHGELSHSGNEDGDAIRVVTASKVWIDHNTLYSCEDGLIDVTRGSTDITISNNWFHNHDKVMLLGHRDGYIRDKAMRVTVAFNRFGPNCNQRMPRVRYGYAHVVNNLYDGWKEYAIGGSVGPTIMSEGNLFVASKQKEVTRRMPASEGKPLARSWNLRSEHDAFENGAFFSKSGSRVASPRYDAQQRFTAASPGAVRALTRNAGALRCSKKARC, encoded by the exons ATGTGCTCGGTGGGCTTCGCCGGCAAGATGACCATGAACAGAGGGCGCGGCGTGAGCAGGTACGTGGTCACGGACTCTAGCGACGACCCCGTGCGGCCTCGCCCAGGGACGCTGCGCTACGGCGCGACGGTGCTCCAGGGCAAGGTGTGGATCACGTTCGCGCGAGACATGCAGATCCGCCTCGTGCGCCCGCTCGTCGTCAAGAGCTTCACCGCCATCGACGGCCGCGGCGCCGACGTCCACATCGCCAACGGCGCCGGTTTCTTGCTTTATAAG GTGCAGAACGTAATTATCCACGGGCTGCAGTTCCACCACCTGCAGTCGCAGGCGCCGGGGCCGATCATCGACCCGCACGGGGAGCTATCGCACTCCGGCAACGAGGACGGCGATGCCATCAGGGTGGTGACGGCCTCCAAGGTGTGGATCGACCACAACACACTGTACTCGTGCGAAGACGGCCTCATCGACGTCACCCGCGGCTCCACCGACATCACCATCTCCAACAACTGGTTCCACAACCACGACAAGGTCATGCTCCTCGGCCACAGAGACGGCTACATCCGTGACAAGGCCATGCGCGTCACCGTCGCCTTCAACCGCTTCGGCCCCAACTGCAACCAACGCATGCCCAG GGTGAGGTACGGATACGCGCACGTGGTGAACAACTTGTACGACGGGTGGAAAGAGTACGCCATCGGGGGAAGCGTCGGGCCGACCATCATGAGCGAAGGGAACCTGTTCGTGGCGTCGAAGCAGAAGGAGGTGACGAGGCGGATGCCGGCCAGCGAAGGCAAACCGCTGGCCAGGTCGTGGAATTTGCGTTCCGAGCACGACGCCTTCGAGAACGGGGCCTTCTTCAGTAAGTCGGGATCCCGCGTGGCGAGTCCCCGGTACGATGCGCAACAGAGGTTTACGGCGGCGAGCCCCGGTGCGGTGAGGGCGCTGACGAGGAACGCCGGCGCACTACGCTGCAGCAAGAAGGCTCGATGTTAG